A genome region from Hevea brasiliensis isolate MT/VB/25A 57/8 chromosome 9, ASM3005281v1, whole genome shotgun sequence includes the following:
- the LOC131168933 gene encoding probable myosin-binding protein 4: protein MAENGTSFVKVRKNLQGFMTLLKFAACELLLNFLLLLDAVFSYLLTKFARHCKLQIPCILCSRLDHFLGNEKPGFYRNLLCSNHRSEISSLFSCRMHGKLADGRGMCEECLLSFAMKTKSNPEMHRLLVGKFGYDLSTYGCQSSLPNREIVSGSVGVRLCSCCNKPWRSRPNVDKLILLKSLRSEKTMPTIPLSRCLTHHEGLKKMREIFSGLATPCNLRKTVFDPLSHVGCMKLKLASDSESEFPFYSDDEGSNIVPEIKEPKEESKFQHAREILPKTLTNCVAPDKLMYNSYKPQMQPDVREPQDVKCFQSDSDIARGLGELNWQQADQKTYPSIPELISLDDFPPLSNGMEASAAVSTEKCELKFPLSENSNPSALSELMSLVDSPSSFNVVEGPFEALQWKSAVGTGTDNIRNISINKHGEILKSVAATAGRNVKNDQVVNEVPYINPTYMNQGNVWKFIVSSKEEEASGFVEKEPTLKEPERVNEDKRLLPIENTSAQGLGLSSDKTIPSTQVHDDELQINEASSSDVVQMLQDTVPIERTESSGLESLDATSVSKIEGENIVDRLKRQVEYDRRCINALYKELDEERNAAAIAANQAMDMITRLQEEKASLHMEALHYLRMMEEQAEYDVEALEKANNLLAEKEKDIQDLEADLEFFRLNFPDEPVETIAEGTCGMKGENPNSENTSISFAKYDVNIPPSSIFMEVSNDQENSIDVRSLWSEFEDEKLFLSKCLKDLGRKFCQFSQQQALTYISGGHSEETVERGVNKGESLEKQETQINGETKENSSSLQKDIAVSNGSLPAHEKCNAKNDEDQIAGNERNHPVSSGQKFSKQWKKIDFFTLENEISDLNERLEALESDRNFLEHTFNSLQTGKEGLNYVKEIAQELQELRKTMTWNRRQFIP, encoded by the exons ATGGCTGAAAATGGTACTTCATTTGTTAAAGTACGGAAGAACTTGCAGGGTTTTATGACTCTTCTAAAATTTGCAGCTTGTGAATTGCTTCTGAATTTTTTGCTGCTTCTTGATGCTGTATTCTCATATCTGCTGACGAAATTTGCACGCCACTGCAAGCTGCAAATACCTTGCATTTTGTGTTCCAGGCTGGATCATTTTTTGGGCAATGAAAAACCAGGCTTTTATCGCAATCTACTGTGCAGCAACCATAGATCAGAAATATCATCCTTGTTTTCATGCCGTATGCATGGCAAGCTCGCAGATGGCCGTGGCATGTGTGAGGAATGTCTCTTGTCATTTGCCATGAAAACCAAATCAAACCCAGAAATGCACAGGCTACTGGTGGGTAAATTTGGGTACGATCTTAGCACTTATGGTTGCCAAAGTTCATTGCCGAACAGGGAAATTGTTTCTGGTTCTGTGGGTGTGCGGTTGTGCTCATGTTGCAATAAGCCTTGGAGATCAAGACCAAATGTTGACAAACTAATTCTGCTAAAATCACTGAGGAGTGAGAAGACAATGCCTACTATTCCTTTGTCACGGTGTTTGACTCACCACGAGGGCTTAAAGAAAATGAGGGAGATATTTTCTGGGTTAGCAACACCCTGCAATCTTAGGAAAACTGTTTTTGATCCCTTGTCTCATGTAGGATGCATGAAGCTAAAATTGGCTTCTGATTCTGAGTCAGAATTCCCTTTCTATTCTGATGATGAGGGTAGTAATATTGTTCCTGAAATAAAAGAGCCTAAGGAAGAATCTAAATTTCAGCATGCTAGAGAAATTTTACCTAAAACACTGACAAATTGTGTGGCCCCAGATAAGCTGATGTATAATTCCTATAAACCACAGATGCAGCCTGATGTCAGAGAGCCCCAGGATGTGAAATGTTTTCAGTCTGATTCTGACATAGCTCGTGGTCTTGGTGAGCTTAACTGGCAGCAAGCTGATCAGAAAACCTATCCTTCTATACCTGAGCTTATTTCACTTGATGATTTTCCTCCTTTGTCCAATGGGATGGAAGCCTCTGCAGCAGTGTCAACAGAGAAGTGTGAGCTCAAGTTTCCTCTATCAGAAAATTCGAATCCTTCTGCACTATCTGAGCTCATGTCCCTTGTTGATTCTCCCTCATCATTCAATGTTGTTGAAGGTCCTTTTGAAGCACTACAATGGAAGT CAGCAGTTGGCACTGGAACAGACAACATTAGAAATATTTCCATAAACAAGCATGGGGAAATTTTGAAGTCAGTAGCTGCAACAGCAGGAAGAAATGTTAAAAATGATCAGGTTGTTAATGAAGTGCCTTACATAAATCCAACTTACATGAATCAGGGTAATGTGTGGAAGTTCATAGTAAGCAGTAAGGAAGAAGAAGCATCTGGTTTTGTGGAAAAAGAACCCACTCTGAAAGAACCTGAAAGAGTTAATGAAGACAAAAGGTTGTTGCCAATAGAAAATACTTCTGCTCAAGGGCTTGGTTTATCTTCAGACAAGACAATCCCCAGCACTCAGGTTCATGATGATGAATTGCAGATAAATGAAGCTTCTAGCTCCGATGTAGTTCAGATGCTTCAGGACACAGTCCCAATAGAGAGAACTGAATCTTCTGGTCTTGAATCTCTTGATGCAACATCTGTCAGTAAGATTGaaggtgaaaatattgttgatcgATTAAAGCGACAAGTTGAGTATGATAGAAGGTGCATAAATGCTTTGTATAAGGAATTAGATGAAGAAAGAAATGCTGCTGCAATTGCAGCAAATCAGGCAATGGACATGATCACAAGGTTGCAGGAAGAAAAGGCATCACTCCATATGGAGGCCTTGCATTACTTGAGAATGATGGAAGAGCAAGCAGAGTATGACGTAGAAGCACTAGAAAAGGCTAATAATCTCTTGGCTGAAAAGGAGAAAGACATTCAAGATTTGGAAGCAGATTTAGAGTTTTTCAGGTTAAATTTCCCAGATGAGCCAGTGGAGACCATAGCAGAGGGAACCTGTGGAATGAAGGGGGAAAATCCAAATTCAGAAAATACTAGCATAAGCTTTGCAAAATATGATGTCAATATTCCTCCTAGCTCAATCTTTAtggaggtgtcaaatgaccaggaAAATTCTATTGATGTCAGGTCTTTGTGGTCAGAATTTGAAGATGAGAAGTTATTCCTTTCAAAATGTTTGAAAGATTTGGGGAGGAAATTTTGTCAATTCTCTCAGCAGCAGGCTTTGACGTACATTTCTGGTGGTCACTCTGAAGAAACAGTAGAGAGAGGAGTTAACAAGGGAGAGTCTCTTGAAAAGCAGGAGACTCAAATAAATGGTGAGACGAAAGAGAATAGTTCATCACTGCAAAAGGATATAGCTGTGTCTAATGGAAGCCTTCCTGCCCATGAAAAGTGCAATGCTAAAAATGATGAAGATCAAATTGCTGGGAATGAAAGAAATCATCCTGTTTCCAGTGGACAAAAATTCTCCAAGCAGtggaaaaaaattgattttttcaCTCTTGAAAATGAAATCTCAGACCTAAATGAAAGGCTGGAAGCACTTGAGAGTGATCGGAACTTCCTTGAGCATACTTTTAACTCTCTTCAAACTGGAAAAGAGGGACTGAATTATGTCAAAGAAATAGCTCAGGAGCTACAAGAATTGCGAAAAACTATGACATGGAACAGGCGCCAATTTATTCCTTGA
- the LOC131183043 gene encoding cytochrome P450 94A2-like, protein MSVELELLLSFLLLIVSFFFVFFFITGSSKSEKSSSTHLPKSYPLIGSSFAIKANFDRRIQWTSDILQNIPSATFVLHRPMGHRQIFTGNPTNVQHILKTNFHHYQKGSFTRHTLFDFLGNGIFNADGDTWKFQRQVASHEFSNRSLRKFVETVVNTELSQRLIPILSIAAANKTVLDLQDILQRFAFDNICKIAFGYDPAYLLPSLTPAQFAEAFEESTRIISARLNRPFPIIWKIKKLFRVGSEKRLQKSMSEVRNFAMNIVKEKKEELKQNSSLESVDLLSRFLSSGISDETFVTDVVISFILAGRDTTSAALTWFFWLISKNQHVETEILKEIQEKSNVAIFEEVKDMVYTHASLCETMRLYPPVPVDTKIAVSDDVLPDGTWVKKGTRVTYHPYAMGRLETLWGLDWADFKPERWLQEGDGVKNKWSFVGRDPYTYPVFQAGPRVCLGKEMAFLQMKRVVSEVLSRYKVVPAAEHGEEPVFISHVTSKMKGGFPVRFEERNPGKSSWPELVGVKGEVAAATVMRENPKIGAVIVKEGMMVTMDFRCDRVRLWVDQCGIVKQTPQIG, encoded by the exons ATGTCAGTTGAGCTCGAGCTTCTATTATCTTTTCTCCTTCTCATTGTCTCGTTCTTCTTCGTCTTTTTCTTTATCACTGGAAGCTCCAAATCTGAAAAATCTAGCTCTACTCACCTCCCAAAATCTTACCCATTGATCGGTTCTTCTTTCGCTATAAAGGCAAACTTCGACCGACGAATTCAATGGACGTCGGATATTCTCCAAAACATTCCTTCTGCAACATTTGTCCTCCACCGTCCTATGGGTCACCGCCAGATCTTCACCGGAAACCCAACCAACGTGCAACACATACTCAAGACTAACTTTCACCACTACCAGAAAGGCTCATTTACTCGACACACTCTCTTCGATTTCCTTGGTAATGGCATCTTCAATGCCGATGGTGACACCTGGAAATTTCAAAGGCAAGTTGCCAGCCACGAATTCAGCAACAGGTCTCTGCGTAAATTTGTTGAGACTGTGGTCAATACGGAACTCTCTCAACGCTTAATTCCAATCCTCTCCATTGCGGCTGCCAACAAAACAGTGCTCGATTTGCAAGATATTCTTCAGAGATTTGCTTTTGACAATATATGCAAAATCGCTTTTGGGTATGATCCCGCATATTTGTTGCCATCTCTTACACCCGCACAGTTCGCAGAAGCTTTCGAAGAGAGTACCAGGATAATCAGTGCCAGACTCAATCGCCCATTCCCTATAATATGGAAAATCAAAAAGCTTTTCCGTGTTGGATCTGAAAAACGTCTCCAAAAATCCATGTCTGAGGTACGCAATTTTGCCATGAACATCGTCAAAGAGAAGAAGGAAGAACTCAAACAGAACTCATCCCTCGAATCAGTTGATCTCTTGTCGCGATTCTTAAGTTCTGGCATTTCCGACGAGACCTTCGTCACTGATGTTGTCATCAGCTTCATATTAGCCGGTCGTGACACCACATCTGCGGCTTTAACGTGGTTTTTCTGGTTAATCTCGAAAAACCAACATGTAGAAACTGAAATTCTTAAAGAAATACAGGAGAAATCGAACGTAGCCATTTTCGAAGAAGTGAAGGACATGGTATACACCCACGCTTCCTTGTGCGAGACTATGAGGTTGTACCCTCCAGTTCCTGTGGACACCAAAATAGCAGTTAGCGATGACGTTTTGCCTGACGGGACGTGGGTGAAGAAGGGTACTAGAGTCACATATCATCCATACGCGATGGGGAGGCTAGAGACCCTATGGGGTCTGGATTGGGCTGATTTCAAGCCAGAGAGGTGGCTACAAGAGGGAGATGGAGTGAAGAACAAATGGAGTTTCGTTGGGAGAGATCCCTACACCTACCCGGTGTTTCAAGCTGGGCCAAGGGTTTGTTTGGGGAAAGAAATGGCCTTCTTGCAAATGAAGAGGGTGGTTTCTGAAGTTCTGAGCAGGTATAAGGTAGTGCCAGCAGCGGAGCATGGTGAGGAGCCAGTGTTTATTTCTCATGTCACCAGTAAGATGAAGGGTGGCTTTCCGGTGAGGTTCGAGGAAAGAA ATCCTGGAAAAAGTTCGTGGCCGGAGCTAGTGGGAGTGAAAGGAGAAGTGGCGGCAGCAACTGTGATGAGAGAAAACCCCAAAATAGGCGCTGTGATAGTGAAGGAAGGGATGATGGTGACTATGGACTTCCGTTGTGACAGGGTTCGACTTTGGGTCGACCAATGTGGAATTGTCAAACAGACCCCTCAAATTGGTTAA